The DNA window GTCCAGCGCCTCCAGGACCCGGGGGCCGCGCGGGTCCTCCAGGTACTTGGCGGCGCTGGCCGCCCGCTGGCTCTCCACGGCGGTGCCCTGCGGACGGTACTTGCCGGTGAGGAAGCCGGAGGCGAGCGCGAAGTAGGGCACCGCCGAGAGGCCGTGCCGGGCCGCGGCCGCCGCCAGCGGGCCCTCATAGGTGGAGCGGGAGACCAGGTTGTAGTGCGGCTGGAGGGCCACGTACTTCACCAGCCCCTCCCGGTCGGAGGCGTCCAGCGCCTCCTCCAGCCGCTCGCTGGTGATGTTGGAGGCGGCGATGTGGCGGACCTTGCCCTCGCGGACCAACTCGTCCAGCGCGCCCAGGAACTCCTCGACCGGCACCCCGGGGTCGTCGTAGTGGGTGTAGTAGAGGTCGATGTGGTCGGTCTGGAGGCGACGCAGCGAGTCCTCCGCCGCCGCCTTGACGTTGTCGGCCCGCAGCCCCTTGCGGTCGGGGTGGGAGCCGACCTTGGTGGCCACCACGATCCGGTCGCGGTTCCCCCGGGACTTGAGCCATCTGCCGATGATGGTCTCCGACTCACCGCCGGAGTTCCCGTCGACCCAGGCCGAGTAGGCGTCGGCGGTGTCGATGAAGTTGCCGCCGCCGGCGGCGTAGGCGTCGAGGACGGCGAAGGACTGCTGCTCGTCCGCCGTCCAGCCGAAGACGTTGCCGCCCAGGGAGAGGGGGAAGACGGAGAGGTCGGAGTTGCCGATGGTCACATTGCGCTTGTCAGCCATGCCAAGATCCAACGCGTCTCCGGCCCGGGTTGTTTCACGCCGCGCCGTCGGCGGCGAGCTGTTCACCGGGTCGCCACGGAATCGGCCGCGACCCTTGCGGGGGACCGGGGTCCCACGGCGGGCGCGGGTTCGTTAGAGTCCTCTGCCATGGCCGACAACGACATCGACCCCGCCGCCTCCACCCAGATGTTCCGGGCTTTCGTCGAGACCCCGGAACCGCAGACCCCCGCCGCCGCCAGCGGCGGCAGCCGCACCGGCCTGATCACCGCAGTGGTGATCGTCGCCGTGGTGGTTGTGGCCGCGGTGGCCTGGCTCGCCCTCAAGTAGCCCGCAAACAGCCCGGTCCCGTCGGGACCCCGGCACCGCTACGGCGCCCGCTTCGGTGGAGCGCCCATTCCGCTGTGCGCCGCCGCGCAGCCGGCCGCCGGCCACCGCACGGTGGCCGACGGCCGCTCTATCGGCATGCCCGGCGGCTGTTTCACGTGAAACAACCGCCGAACACCAGTGCGTAAGCCCAGAGCAGCCCCACCCAGGCCGGAGGACGTCCGTGACCGAGCGCCAGCAGCTCCCAGCCGACGCCGCCACCGGAGCACGGACCGCCCCGGTGACCGTCGGCGAGCAGCCGGCGGCCGCCCGCAGCCTCGGCCTGAGCGGCGCCCTCAACGCACGCGACCTCGGCGGCTACCGCACTGCCGACGGGCGCACCCTGCGCCACGGCACGGCGCTCCGCAGTGACGCCCTGCACCGCCTCTCCGCCCAGGACCTCGACACCCTCCGCACCCTCGGCCTGCGCCAGATCGTCGACCTGCGCGGCCTCGCGGAGGTACGGGAGAACGGCCCCGACCGGATCCCCGGCCTGCCGGTCGCCGAGATCGACGCCGCCGAGCACTCCGCCACCCCGATGACCGTCACCCCGGACACACCGGACGGCGTCACCCTGCACCACCTGCCGGTCCACTCGGACGCCTTCGACATCCATGTCGCGCTGCGCGAGGCCCTGGCCGGCCGCGACTCCACCTCCCAGCGGGCGCTGCTCGGCAATGGCGGCGGCGAGGCGATCATGACCGGC is part of the Peterkaempfera bronchialis genome and encodes:
- a CDS encoding tyrosine-protein phosphatase: MTERQQLPADAATGARTAPVTVGEQPAAARSLGLSGALNARDLGGYRTADGRTLRHGTALRSDALHRLSAQDLDTLRTLGLRQIVDLRGLAEVRENGPDRIPGLPVAEIDAAEHSATPMTVTPDTPDGVTLHHLPVHSDAFDIHVALREALAGRDSTSQRALLGNGGGEAIMTGLYRWFVTDAGARDRFARVLRLLARPGGTPLLFHCTAGKDRTGWTAALLLTALGVDRDTVFDDYLLTNERHAALVDRLMDGFGTRGIMAEPELILPVYRAEPAYLAAAFAEVESGWPSLDAFLTDGLGLDDSVRRGLRANLLAD
- a CDS encoding aldo/keto reductase; amino-acid sequence: MADKRNVTIGNSDLSVFPLSLGGNVFGWTADEQQSFAVLDAYAAGGGNFIDTADAYSAWVDGNSGGESETIIGRWLKSRGNRDRIVVATKVGSHPDRKGLRADNVKAAAEDSLRRLQTDHIDLYYTHYDDPGVPVEEFLGALDELVREGKVRHIAASNITSERLEEALDASDREGLVKYVALQPHYNLVSRSTYEGPLAAAAARHGLSAVPYFALASGFLTGKYRPQGTAVESQRAASAAKYLEDPRGPRVLEALDAVAAAHGVEVATVALAWLAAQPTVAAPIASARTVEQLPALLAVADLALTPEELATLTAASD